One genomic segment of Thalassospiraceae bacterium LMO-SO8 includes these proteins:
- the fmt gene encoding methionyl-tRNA formyltransferase — protein MTALDLIFMGSPDFSIPALQALLDAGHRVKCVYAQPPRPANRGHKETPCPVHAFALEKGLPVRTPKSLKDPAEQAAFADLKADAAVVVAYGLILPQAVLDAPRLGCLNIHASLLPRWRGAAPIQRAIQAGDRETGVTIMQMDVGLDTGPMLLDGKLPITEATTAGALHDDLSALGAKLIVKALEGLQAGTLDAAPQPETGVTYAAKLDKAEGRLDWTKPAAELARTVRAFDPWPGTWFEAGKERIKVLAAEAVDDDGDAAPGTVLDDRATIKCGVGALRPTRLQRPGKGAMEAGDFLRGFDLPKGTQV, from the coding sequence ATGACCGCCCTCGACCTCATCTTCATGGGTTCGCCCGATTTCTCGATTCCGGCGCTTCAGGCGCTGTTGGACGCGGGGCACCGCGTGAAATGCGTCTATGCCCAGCCGCCGCGCCCGGCCAACCGGGGCCACAAGGAAACGCCTTGTCCGGTCCATGCCTTCGCGCTGGAAAAGGGCCTTCCCGTGCGCACGCCGAAAAGCCTGAAGGATCCGGCCGAACAGGCTGCCTTCGCGGACCTCAAGGCGGACGCGGCCGTGGTCGTCGCCTACGGCCTGATCCTGCCCCAGGCGGTGCTCGACGCTCCCCGCCTGGGTTGCCTCAACATCCATGCCTCGCTGCTGCCGCGCTGGCGGGGCGCCGCGCCCATTCAGCGCGCGATCCAGGCGGGGGATAGGGAAACGGGCGTGACCATCATGCAGATGGACGTGGGTCTCGACACGGGGCCCATGCTGCTGGACGGCAAACTGCCGATCACCGAGGCGACCACGGCGGGGGCGCTGCACGATGATCTCTCGGCCCTGGGGGCCAAGCTGATCGTCAAGGCGCTGGAGGGATTGCAGGCCGGAACGCTCGACGCCGCGCCACAGCCCGAGACGGGCGTGACCTACGCGGCCAAGCTGGACAAGGCCGAAGGGCGGCTCGACTGGACGAAACCGGCGGCCGAGCTCGCCCGCACCGTGCGCGCCTTCGACCCCTGGCCGGGCACCTGGTTCGAGGCCGGCAAGGAGCGCATCAAGGTCCTGGCGGCGGAAGCGGTCGACGACGATGGCGATGCCGCGCCCGGCACGGTGCTCGACGACCGGGCGACCATCAAATGCGGCGTGGGGGCGCTGCGCCCGACGCGTCTGCAACGGCCCGGCAAGGGGGCGATGGAGGCTGGCGATTTTCTGCGCGGTTTCGACCTTCCCAAGGGAAC